Proteins encoded together in one Pseudomonas sp. ADAK13 window:
- a CDS encoding carboxymuconolactone decarboxylase family protein, whose product MEARLDYYTASPQALKGMLMLEAATFGLSIEKPLLELIRIRVSQLNQCGFCTDMHSMAARQRGESERRLFALCVWRDSPFFNPREKAALAWSESVATLPTSRVPDELFAAMRVEFSEQELVDLTMAVSSISAWNRLAVGFRQQPPND is encoded by the coding sequence ATGGAAGCTCGCCTGGATTACTACACCGCCTCGCCACAAGCGCTCAAGGGTATGCTGATGCTGGAAGCGGCGACCTTTGGCTTGTCCATCGAAAAGCCCTTGCTGGAGCTGATCAGGATCCGCGTTTCGCAGCTCAATCAATGCGGATTCTGCACGGACATGCACTCGATGGCGGCTCGTCAGCGCGGGGAGAGTGAGCGGCGGCTGTTCGCATTGTGCGTGTGGCGAGACTCGCCGTTTTTTAACCCGAGGGAGAAGGCTGCCCTGGCCTGGAGCGAGTCGGTGGCTACGCTGCCGACCTCCCGTGTGCCGGACGAATTATTCGCGGCGATGCGCGTGGAATTCAGCGAGCAGGAGCTGGTGGACCTGACCATGGCGGTGTCCAGTATCAGTGCCTGGAACCGCCTGGCCGTAGGGTTTCGCCAGCAACCGCCGAACGATTGA
- a CDS encoding C4-dicarboxylate transporter DctA: protein MLRWCSRSIFLQVVIGLVIGIICGLALPEFSSQLKPLGDGFIKLIKMLIGLIVFCVVVSGISGAGDLKKVGRIGLKSVIYFEALTTVALVIGLIMAFSTGIGTGANIHLEQLSSAGLNELADKGQHIKGTSQFLMDLIPNSVIGAFADNNVLQVLLFSVLFGSALNLVGEAASGISRLINELSHVIFRIMGMIVRLAPIGVFGAIAFTTSTYGLDSLQHLGSLVGLFYLTCFLFVAVILGLVMRLSGLRMLPLLKYLREELLIVMGTASSDAVLPQIMRKLEHLGIGSSTVGLVIPTGYSFNLDGFSIYLTLAIVFIANATGTPLSMTDLLTILLVSLITSKGAHGIPGSALVILAATLTAIPAIPVVGLVLVLAVDWFMGIGRALTNLIGNCVATVAIARWEKDIDIQRANKVLDGQHGYAFQAKKPVLPAHQEF from the coding sequence ATGCTCAGATGGTGCTCGCGTTCGATTTTCCTGCAAGTCGTGATTGGCCTGGTGATCGGCATAATCTGCGGCCTCGCCCTCCCCGAATTCTCCTCGCAACTCAAACCCCTGGGTGACGGCTTTATCAAGCTGATCAAGATGCTGATTGGCCTGATCGTGTTCTGCGTGGTGGTCAGCGGTATTTCCGGCGCCGGCGACTTGAAGAAAGTCGGGCGCATCGGCCTCAAGTCGGTGATCTACTTCGAAGCGCTGACCACCGTGGCCCTGGTGATTGGCCTGATCATGGCCTTCAGCACCGGGATCGGCACTGGCGCCAATATCCACCTGGAACAACTGTCGTCTGCCGGCCTGAATGAACTGGCCGACAAAGGCCAGCACATCAAGGGCACCAGCCAGTTCCTGATGGACCTGATCCCCAACTCGGTGATCGGCGCCTTCGCGGACAACAACGTGCTGCAAGTGCTGTTGTTCTCGGTGTTGTTCGGCAGCGCGCTGAACCTGGTGGGCGAAGCCGCCTCCGGCATCTCGCGATTGATCAACGAACTGAGCCACGTGATCTTCCGCATCATGGGCATGATCGTGCGCCTGGCGCCCATCGGCGTGTTCGGCGCGATCGCCTTCACCACCAGCACCTACGGCCTGGACTCCCTGCAACACCTGGGCAGCCTGGTGGGCCTGTTCTACCTCACCTGCTTCCTGTTCGTCGCGGTGATTCTCGGCCTGGTGATGCGCCTGTCGGGCCTGCGGATGCTGCCGCTGCTCAAGTACCTGCGCGAAGAACTGTTGATCGTGATGGGCACCGCGTCCTCCGATGCAGTGTTGCCCCAGATCATGCGTAAACTGGAGCACCTCGGCATCGGCAGCTCTACCGTGGGCCTGGTGATTCCGACGGGGTACTCGTTCAACCTCGACGGTTTCTCGATCTACCTGACCCTGGCCATCGTGTTTATCGCCAACGCCACCGGCACGCCGCTGTCGATGACCGACCTGCTGACCATCCTGCTGGTGTCGCTGATCACCTCCAAGGGCGCCCACGGGATTCCCGGCTCGGCGCTGGTGATCCTGGCGGCGACACTGACCGCGATCCCGGCGATTCCGGTGGTGGGCCTGGTACTGGTGCTGGCAGTGGACTGGTTCATGGGGATTGGCCGGGCGCTGACCAACCTGATCGGCAACTGCGTCGCCACCGTGGCCATCGCCCGTTGGGAAAAAGACATCGATATCCAGCGCGCCAACAAGGTACTGGACGGGCAACACGGGTATGCCTTTCAGGCCAAGAAACCGGTGCTGCCGGCGCACCAGGAGTTCTAA
- a CDS encoding cupin domain-containing protein translates to MKVLLGTTLLLASLSAFAHDPVYNQEKINVLQEHALTNVPGKKTIMLTVDYAPSQATVPHSHTGTAVAYVLEGAITSRVNDEKAITYTVGQSFYEPAGSRHFESSNASQTQPAKLLVVMVMDDKADVLTPLPH, encoded by the coding sequence ATGAAAGTACTGCTCGGCACCACCCTGCTGCTGGCCTCGTTAAGCGCCTTTGCCCACGACCCGGTGTACAACCAGGAGAAAATCAACGTATTGCAAGAGCACGCCCTGACCAACGTTCCGGGCAAGAAAACCATCATGCTCACCGTGGACTACGCCCCGAGCCAGGCCACCGTGCCCCATAGCCACACCGGCACGGCCGTGGCCTATGTGCTGGAAGGTGCAATCACCTCGCGGGTCAACGATGAAAAGGCGATCACCTACACGGTCGGCCAATCGTTCTATGAACCCGCCGGCTCGCGGCACTTTGAATCCAGCAATGCCAGCCAGACCCAACCGGCGAAATTGCTGGTGGTGATGGTGATGGATGACAAGGCCGACGTGCTCACGCCGCTGCCCCACTAA
- a CDS encoding GntR family transcriptional regulator, translating to MTAHALHTPFPFTPLRLVGKPKLSVDDIYPALFDAILEQRIAPASRFTEESLGQSFGVSRSVIRRVLARLSHQQVIILRPNHRAQVAAPDAQQTQQILEARRLTEITVVQLACAQAKPAQIRQLRELIARERDCIERDERGPAIRLSGEFHLQLAAIAGNAPLAQFLNSLVPLTSLAIAQFEAKACTYCAWQEHMAIVDAVEQGDAGTAVTLMTRHLDHLEAKLLRSNQEHR from the coding sequence ATGACCGCTCACGCCCTGCACACCCCGTTCCCATTCACGCCGTTGCGCCTGGTGGGCAAGCCGAAGCTCTCGGTGGACGACATCTACCCGGCCCTGTTCGACGCCATTCTCGAGCAACGCATCGCCCCCGCCAGCCGTTTTACCGAGGAGAGCCTCGGGCAAAGTTTTGGCGTCAGCCGCAGCGTCATTCGCCGAGTGCTGGCGCGGCTGTCGCACCAGCAAGTGATCATCCTTCGGCCCAACCATCGGGCCCAGGTGGCGGCACCGGATGCACAACAGACCCAGCAGATTCTCGAGGCGCGACGCCTGACGGAAATCACCGTGGTGCAGTTGGCGTGTGCCCAGGCGAAACCGGCGCAGATCCGCCAACTGCGGGAGTTGATCGCACGGGAGCGCGACTGCATCGAGCGTGACGAGCGTGGCCCGGCGATTCGCCTTTCCGGGGAATTTCACCTGCAATTGGCGGCAATTGCGGGCAACGCGCCGCTGGCACAATTTCTCAACAGCCTGGTGCCGTTGACCTCGTTGGCGATTGCGCAGTTTGAGGCCAAGGCCTGCACGTATTGCGCGTGGCAGGAGCACATGGCGATTGTGGATGCGGTGGAGCAAGGCGATGCCGGTACCGCCGTCACCTTGATGACCCGACATCTGGACCACCTGGAAGCCAAATTACTGCGCAGCAATCAGGAGCACCGCTAA
- a CDS encoding DNA-3-methyladenine glycosylase I has product MDIPGLITDAAGITSCTWRTAAPEYPHYHDHEWGVPVAEDIALYEKICLEGFQAGMAWITILRKREAFRRAFEGFDFRRVAQYTEQDIERLMADPGIVRNRAKIVSTINNARRACELVDETGSLAAWLWSFEPSADERPAQVDLAYWTANPTSAASTRLSKALKKRGWSYVGPTTMYAFMQAMGMVNDHLEGCVCRPRIEHLRHHFKRP; this is encoded by the coding sequence ATGGATATTCCAGGATTGATAACGGACGCGGCGGGCATCACGAGCTGCACGTGGCGCACGGCGGCGCCGGAGTACCCGCATTACCACGACCACGAGTGGGGCGTGCCGGTGGCCGAGGACATTGCGCTGTACGAGAAGATTTGCCTCGAGGGCTTTCAGGCGGGCATGGCGTGGATCACCATCCTGCGCAAGCGCGAGGCGTTTCGCCGGGCGTTCGAGGGCTTTGATTTTCGCCGGGTGGCGCAGTACACCGAGCAGGACATCGAGCGACTGATGGCTGACCCGGGCATCGTGCGCAATCGCGCCAAAATTGTGTCCACCATCAATAACGCCCGGCGCGCGTGTGAACTGGTGGATGAAACCGGTTCGCTGGCGGCGTGGCTGTGGTCGTTTGAACCGTCCGCCGATGAGCGCCCGGCGCAGGTCGACCTGGCGTACTGGACGGCCAACCCCACGTCAGCTGCGTCAACACGTTTGTCCAAGGCCCTGAAGAAACGCGGCTGGAGCTACGTGGGCCCGACCACGATGTATGCGTTCATGCAGGCGATGGGCATGGTCAACGACCACCTTGAAGGGTGCGTCTGCCGGCCTCGAATCGAACACCTGCGCCACCACTTCAAACGACCCTGA
- a CDS encoding FadR/GntR family transcriptional regulator: MISTSTVVNSVVEKLRAALARGQWRRGEMLPGQRELAEQLGISRPSLREAVIVLETLGLVRSMPGKGVVVLETTLNESQAQDSGVAEASLEDILQLRYTLEPFIVGLVAQSISSKEVGQLRLTLMDMREALDAGDSEAGMNAYIAFHEELFALTSNPIFQNVVQQTSNALKQSAQVLRNSPEHLAERLQENDAVVRAIRNKNSALASAEMRRHILQEGLRMGIRLNIPDDHLGS, translated from the coding sequence GTGATCAGCACCTCAACCGTCGTCAATTCAGTGGTAGAAAAACTGCGCGCCGCCCTGGCGAGGGGTCAGTGGCGGCGCGGCGAGATGCTGCCCGGCCAGCGTGAACTGGCGGAGCAACTGGGCATCAGCCGCCCGAGCCTGCGCGAAGCGGTGATCGTGCTCGAAACCCTCGGCCTGGTGCGCTCCATGCCCGGCAAGGGCGTGGTGGTGCTGGAAACCACCCTCAACGAATCCCAGGCCCAGGACAGCGGCGTGGCCGAGGCCAGCCTCGAAGACATCCTGCAACTGCGCTACACCCTCGAACCCTTTATCGTCGGCCTGGTGGCCCAATCCATCAGCAGCAAGGAAGTCGGGCAACTGCGCCTGACCCTGATGGACATGCGCGAAGCCCTGGATGCCGGCGACAGCGAAGCCGGGATGAACGCCTACATCGCGTTCCACGAAGAACTGTTCGCCCTGACCTCCAACCCGATCTTCCAGAACGTGGTGCAACAGACCAGCAACGCCCTCAAGCAAAGCGCCCAGGTACTGCGCAACTCCCCCGAACACCTGGCGGAACGCCTGCAGGAAAACGACGCCGTGGTGCGCGCGATCCGCAACAAGAACAGCGCCCTGGCCAGCGCCGAAATGCGCCGGCACATCCTGCAGGAAGGCTTGCGCATGGGCATTCGCTTGAACATCCCGGACGACCATCTGGGTAGCTGA
- the pdxR gene encoding MocR-like pyridoxine biosynthesis transcription factor PdxR gives MELHVVINGRKDLAEQLYQQLRAAIESGQLAAGAQLPPSRLLAEQLGVSRKTVSDTYATLTYEGLLVGKIGRGTFVNARAPRSERLQTATDLACAANLAKWQSLPSPMRHPTRDGTLRCEFIGGATTRSQFPQEEWRRCTQDALRRIAQNSGYYSQPEGLPALRNAIAGHIAFSRGVKCRDADIVVTNGAQQALDLIARVVLEPGSIVAMEDPGYTPARLMFNAVGATVVGVPVDEQGIQVERIPDGTRLIYVTPSHQFPLGMPMSLARREALLARAFELGAIIIEDDYDSEFRYEGRPTDSLQSMDTRGVVTYVGTFSKTLLPELRLGYAVLPPAIFGAVLKAKQLTDQHSSTLPQWALAKFISEGYLLKHIRRCHTVYAGRRERILKRLAGDLSPWFETVPTVAGFHMAALCKVPVNIPLLMELARKVEVGLYPLSVFFHDAPVRDGLIIGFGAIETLDIDPALDKVRDILQEIG, from the coding sequence ATGGAACTGCACGTCGTCATCAACGGCCGCAAGGATCTGGCCGAACAGCTTTACCAGCAACTGCGCGCGGCCATTGAGTCGGGACAACTGGCGGCCGGCGCGCAGCTGCCACCCAGCCGGCTGTTGGCCGAGCAATTGGGCGTGTCACGCAAGACGGTGTCCGACACCTACGCCACGCTGACCTACGAAGGCCTGCTGGTGGGCAAGATCGGCCGTGGCACCTTCGTCAACGCCCGGGCGCCGCGCTCCGAGCGTTTGCAAACCGCTACAGACCTGGCCTGTGCCGCCAACCTCGCCAAGTGGCAATCACTGCCCTCCCCCATGCGCCACCCGACCCGGGACGGCACCTTGCGTTGTGAGTTTATCGGGGGCGCCACCACCCGCAGCCAGTTCCCCCAGGAAGAATGGCGCCGCTGCACCCAGGACGCCTTGCGCCGCATCGCCCAGAACAGCGGTTACTACAGCCAGCCTGAGGGCTTGCCGGCCTTGCGCAATGCGATCGCCGGGCATATTGCGTTTTCCCGCGGGGTCAAATGCCGGGATGCCGACATCGTGGTCACCAACGGCGCCCAGCAGGCGCTGGACCTGATCGCCCGCGTGGTACTCGAACCGGGAAGCATCGTAGCCATGGAAGACCCCGGCTACACCCCGGCGCGGCTGATGTTCAACGCCGTGGGCGCCACGGTAGTCGGCGTGCCGGTCGACGAACAGGGCATCCAGGTTGAACGGATTCCCGACGGCACCCGGCTGATCTATGTGACGCCGTCCCACCAGTTCCCCCTCGGCATGCCCATGAGCCTGGCGCGTCGCGAGGCCTTGCTGGCGCGGGCGTTCGAGCTGGGCGCGATCATCATCGAAGACGACTACGACAGCGAATTCCGCTACGAGGGTCGCCCTACGGACTCGCTGCAAAGCATGGACACCCGGGGGGTGGTCACCTACGTCGGGACCTTCTCGAAAACCCTGTTGCCGGAACTGCGCCTGGGCTACGCCGTGCTGCCTCCGGCGATTTTTGGCGCGGTGCTCAAGGCCAAGCAACTCACCGACCAACACAGCTCCACCCTGCCGCAGTGGGCCCTGGCCAAGTTCATCAGCGAAGGTTATCTGCTCAAGCATATTCGTCGCTGCCATACCGTGTACGCGGGACGCCGGGAGCGCATTCTCAAGCGCCTGGCCGGTGACCTGTCGCCGTGGTTCGAAACGGTGCCCACCGTGGCCGGGTTCCATATGGCCGCGCTGTGCAAGGTGCCGGTGAATATCCCACTGCTGATGGAGTTGGCCCGCAAGGTCGAAGTCGGCCTGTACCCGTTGAGTGTGTTCTTCCATGACGCCCCGGTACGCGACGGGTTGATCATTGGTTTCGGCGCCATTGAAACCCTGGATATCGACCCGGCGCTGGACAAGGTGCGCGACATCCTGCAAGAGATTGGCTGA
- a CDS encoding NAD-glutamate dehydrogenase: MAFFTAASKADFQHQLQAALAQHISEQALPQVALFAEQFFGIISLDELTQRRLSDLAGCTLSAWRLLERFDHTQPQVRVYNPDYERHGWQSTHTAVEVLHHDLPFLVDSVRTELNRRGYSIHTLQTTVLSVRRGKKGELLEILPKGTQGEDVQQESLMYLEIDRCANAAELNVLSKELEQVLGEVRVAVADFEPMKAKVQELLAGIDASSYVIDGEEKAEIKSFLEWLVGNHFTFLGYEEFVVRDEADGGHIEYDANSFLGLTKLLRPGLTADDLRIEDYAVNYLREPAVLSFAKAAHPSRVHRPAYPDYVSIRQIDADGKVIKECRFMGLYTSSVYGESVRVIPYIRRKVTEIERRSGFQAKAHLGKELAQVVEVLPRDDLFQTPVDELFSTVMSIVQIQERNKIRVFLRKDPYGRFCYCLAYVPRDIYSTEVRQKIQQVLMDRLKASDCEFWTFFSESVLARVQLILRVDPKNRLDIDPLQLEKEVVQACRSWQDDYSSLVVESFGEAHGTNVLADFPKGFPAGYRERFAAHSAVVDMQHLLSLTEANPLVMSFYQPLGQVSGQRELHCKLYHADTPLALSDVLPILENLGLRVLGEFPYRLRHANGREFWIHDFAFTAAEGLNLDIQQLNDTLQDAFVHIVNGDAENDAFNRLVLTAGLPWRDVALLRAYARYLKQIRLGFDLGYIASTLNNHTDIARELTRLFKTRFYLARKLTAEDLEDKQQRLEQAILTALDDVQVLNEDRILRRYLDLIKATLRTNFYQADASGQNKSYFSFKFNPHAIPELPKPVPKFEIFVYSPRVEGVHLRFGNVARGGLRWSDREEDFRTEVLGLVKAQQVKNSVIVPVGAKGGFLPRRLPLGGSRDEIAAEGIACYRIFISGLLDITDNLKDGALVPPLNVVRHDNDDPYLVVAADKGTATFSDIANGIAIDYGFWLGDAFASGGSAGYDHKKMGITAKGAWVGVQRHFRERGINVQQDSITVVGVGDMAGDVFGNGLLMSDKLQLVAAFNHLHIFIDPNPTPANSFAERQRLFDLPRSAWTDYDTSIMSEGGGIFSRSAKSIAISPQMKERFDIQADKLTPTELLNALLKAPVDLLWNGGIGTYVKASTESHADVGDKANDALRVNGNELRCKVVGEGGNLGMTQLGRVEFGLNGGGSNTDFIDNAGGVDCSDHEVNIKILLNEVVQAGDMTDKQRNQLLASMTDEVGSLVLGNNYKQTQALSLAARKAFERAAEYKRLMSDLEGRGKLDRAIEYLPSEDQLTERAATGKGLTRPELSVLISYSKIDLKEALLKSLVPDDDYLTRDMETAFPPSLVAKFSEAMRRHRLKREIVSTQIANDLVNHMGITFVQRLKESTGMSPANVAGAYVIVRDIFHLPHWFRQIEALDHQVSAEVQLALMDELMRLGRRATRWFLRSRRNEQDAARDVAHFGPHLAALGLKLDELLEGPTREGWQNRYQAYVEAGVPELLARMVAGTTHLYTLLPIIEAADVTGQSAADVAKAYFAVGSALDLPWYLQQISDLPVGNNWQAQAREAFRDDVDWQQRAITIKVLQMADAPENMEARVALWLEQNASMVERWRAMMVEIRAAVGTDYAMYAVANRELLDLALSGQSVL, encoded by the coding sequence ATGGCGTTCTTCACCGCAGCCAGCAAAGCCGACTTCCAGCACCAACTGCAAGCGGCACTGGCGCAGCACATCAGTGAACAGGCACTGCCACAAGTGGCGCTGTTCGCTGAACAATTCTTCGGCATCATTTCCCTGGATGAACTGACCCAGCGTCGCTTGTCCGACCTGGCCGGTTGCACCCTGTCTGCCTGGCGCCTGCTTGAGCGCTTTGATCACACCCAACCGCAAGTGCGGGTCTACAACCCCGATTACGAACGTCACGGCTGGCAATCGACCCACACGGCGGTCGAAGTGCTGCACCACGACCTGCCCTTCCTGGTGGACTCGGTGCGTACCGAGCTGAATCGCCGTGGCTACAGCATCCACACCCTGCAAACCACCGTGCTCAGCGTGCGTCGTGGCAAGAAGGGCGAGCTGCTGGAAATCCTGCCCAAAGGCACCCAGGGCGAAGACGTTCAGCAAGAATCGCTGATGTACCTGGAAATCGACCGCTGCGCCAACGCCGCCGAGCTGAATGTCCTGAGCAAGGAACTTGAGCAGGTACTGGGCGAAGTGCGCGTTGCTGTCGCCGATTTCGAACCGATGAAAGCCAAGGTCCAGGAACTGCTGGCCGGTATCGACGCCAGCTCCTACGTGATCGACGGCGAAGAAAAAGCCGAGATCAAGAGCTTCCTGGAATGGCTGGTGGGCAACCACTTCACCTTCCTGGGCTATGAAGAGTTTGTGGTACGTGACGAGGCGGATGGCGGTCATATCGAATATGACGCCAACTCGTTCCTCGGTCTGACCAAACTGCTGCGCCCAGGCCTCACCGCCGACGACCTGCGCATCGAAGACTACGCGGTGAATTACCTGCGTGAACCGGCCGTGCTGTCGTTCGCCAAGGCCGCTCACCCAAGCCGCGTGCACCGCCCGGCCTACCCGGACTACGTGTCGATCCGCCAGATCGATGCCGACGGCAAGGTCATCAAGGAATGCCGCTTCATGGGCCTCTACACCTCTTCGGTGTACGGCGAAAGCGTGCGGGTGATCCCGTATATCCGCCGCAAGGTCACGGAAATCGAGCGTCGCTCGGGCTTCCAGGCCAAGGCGCATTTGGGCAAGGAACTGGCCCAGGTGGTCGAGGTTCTGCCCCGTGACGATCTGTTCCAGACCCCGGTGGACGAGCTGTTCAGCACCGTGATGTCGATCGTGCAGATCCAGGAACGCAACAAGATCCGCGTGTTCCTGCGCAAAGACCCGTACGGCCGCTTCTGCTACTGCCTGGCCTACGTGCCACGCGACATCTATTCCACCGAAGTGCGCCAGAAGATCCAGCAAGTGCTGATGGATCGCCTGAAAGCCTCGGACTGCGAGTTCTGGACCTTCTTCTCCGAATCCGTACTGGCTCGGGTCCAGCTGATTCTGCGGGTAGACCCGAAGAACCGCCTGGACATCGACCCGCTGCAACTGGAAAAAGAAGTGGTGCAGGCCTGCCGCAGCTGGCAGGACGACTACTCCAGCCTGGTGGTGGAAAGCTTTGGCGAGGCCCATGGCACCAACGTGCTGGCGGATTTCCCGAAAGGCTTCCCGGCCGGCTACCGTGAGCGCTTCGCCGCGCATTCGGCTGTGGTCGACATGCAGCACTTGCTCAGCCTGACCGAAGCCAACCCGCTGGTGATGAGCTTCTACCAGCCGCTGGGCCAGGTTTCCGGCCAGCGCGAGCTGCACTGCAAGCTGTATCACGCCGACACCCCGCTGGCGCTGTCCGACGTGCTGCCGATCCTGGAAAACCTCGGCCTGCGTGTACTGGGTGAATTCCCGTACCGCCTGCGTCATGCCAATGGCCGCGAGTTCTGGATTCACGATTTCGCGTTCACCGCCGCCGAAGGCCTGAACCTCGACATCCAGCAGCTCAACGACACCCTGCAGGACGCGTTCGTGCACATCGTCAACGGCGATGCCGAGAACGATGCGTTCAACCGCCTGGTACTGACCGCCGGCCTGCCATGGCGCGACGTGGCGTTGCTGCGTGCCTACGCCCGCTACCTGAAGCAGATTCGCCTGGGCTTCGACCTGGGTTATATCGCCAGCACCCTGAACAACCACACCGACATCGCCCGCGAGTTGACCCGGTTGTTCAAGACCCGTTTCTACCTGGCGCGCAAGCTGACCGCCGAAGACCTGGAAGACAAGCAGCAGCGCCTGGAACAGGCCATTCTGACCGCCCTGGACGACGTTCAGGTGCTCAACGAAGACCGCATCCTGCGTCGCTACCTGGACCTGATCAAGGCCACCCTTCGGACCAACTTCTACCAGGCGGATGCCAGCGGTCAGAACAAGTCGTACTTCAGCTTCAAGTTCAACCCGCACGCGATTCCTGAATTGCCGAAGCCGGTGCCGAAGTTTGAAATCTTCGTCTACTCGCCACGGGTTGAAGGCGTGCACCTGCGCTTTGGTAACGTCGCTCGCGGCGGCCTGCGCTGGTCCGATCGTGAAGAAGACTTCCGTACCGAAGTGCTGGGCCTGGTAAAAGCCCAGCAGGTGAAGAACTCGGTCATCGTGCCGGTGGGCGCGAAGGGCGGCTTCCTGCCGCGTCGCCTGCCATTGGGCGGCAGCCGGGACGAGATCGCGGCCGAGGGCATCGCCTGCTACCGCATCTTCATTTCCGGCCTGCTGGACATCACCGACAACCTGAAAGACGGCGCCCTGGTGCCACCGTTGAACGTGGTGCGCCACGACAACGATGACCCGTACCTGGTGGTGGCCGCGGACAAGGGCACTGCGACCTTCTCCGACATCGCCAACGGCATCGCCATCGACTACGGCTTCTGGCTGGGTGACGCGTTTGCGTCCGGTGGTTCTGCCGGTTACGACCACAAGAAAATGGGCATCACCGCCAAGGGCGCGTGGGTGGGCGTGCAGCGTCACTTCCGTGAGCGCGGCATCAACGTCCAGCAAGACAGCATCACCGTGGTGGGCGTGGGCGACATGGCCGGCGACGTGTTCGGCAACGGCCTGTTGATGTCAGACAAGCTGCAACTGGTCGCGGCCTTCAACCACCTGCACATCTTCATCGATCCAAACCCGACCCCGGCCAACAGCTTCGCTGAACGTCAGCGCCTGTTCGACCTGCCGCGCTCGGCCTGGACCGACTACGACACCAGCATCATGTCGGAAGGCGGCGGTATCTTCTCGCGCAGCGCGAAGAGCATTGCCATCTCGCCACAGATGAAAGAACGCTTCGACATCCAGGCCGACAAGCTGACCCCGACCGAACTGCTGAACGCCCTGCTCAAGGCACCGGTGGACCTGTTGTGGAACGGCGGTATCGGTACCTACGTCAAGGCCAGCACCGAGAGCCATGCCGACGTGGGCGACAAGGCCAACGACGCCCTGCGCGTGAATGGCAACGAACTGCGCTGCAAGGTGGTGGGCGAGGGCGGTAACCTCGGCATGACCCAATTGGGTCGTGTGGAATTCGGCCTCAATGGCGGCGGTTCGAACACCGACTTCATCGACAACGCCGGCGGTGTGGACTGCTCCGACCACGAAGTGAACATCAAGATCCTGCTCAACGAAGTGGTGCAGGCCGGTGACATGACCGACAAGCAGCGCAACCAGTTGCTGGCGAGCATGACCGACGAAGTCGGCAGCCTGGTGTTGGGCAACAACTACAAGCAAACCCAGGCCCTGTCCCTGGCTGCCCGCAAAGCGTTTGAGCGAGCAGCCGAGTACAAGCGCCTGATGAGCGACCTGGAAGGCCGTGGCAAGCTGGACCGTGCCATCGAGTACCTGCCTTCGGAAGATCAACTGACCGAGCGTGCCGCCACCGGTAAGGGCCTGACCCGGCCGGAACTGTCGGTACTGATCTCCTACAGCAAGATCGACCTCAAGGAAGCGCTGCTCAAATCCCTGGTACCGGATGACGACTACCTGACCCGTGACATGGAGACCGCGTTCCCGCCGAGCCTGGTGGCCAAGTTCTCCGAAGCCATGCGTCGCCACCGTCTGAAGCGCGAGATCGTCAGCACCCAGATCGCCAACGACCTGGTCAACCACATGGGCATCACCTTCGTTCAGCGACTCAAAGAGTCCACCGGCATGAGCCCGGCGAACGTGGCCGGTGCCTACGTGATCGTGCGTGACATCTTCCACCTCCCGCACTGGTTCCGTCAGATCGAAGCCCTGGACCACCAGGTCTCGGCTGAAGTGCAGCTGGCATTGATGGACGAACTGATGCGCCTGGGCCGCCGTGCCACACGCTGGTTCCTGCGCAGCCGTCGCAACGAGCAGGATGCTGCCCGTGACGTCGCGCACTTCGGTCCGCACCTGGCGGCGTTGGGCCTCAAGCTCGACGAACTGCTGGAAGGCCCGACCCGCGAAGGCTGGCAGAACCGTTATCAGGCGTATGTCGAAGCCGGTGTGCCGGAGCTGTTGGCGCGCATGGTGGCGGGCACCACGCACCTGTACACCTTGCTGCCGATCATCGAAGCGGCTGACGTTACCGGTCAGAGCGCTGCGGATGTGGCCAAGGCGTACTTCGCCGTCGGTAGCGCCCTGGACTTGCCGTGGTACCTGCAGCAGATCAGCGATCTGCCGGTGGGCAACAACTGGCAGGCCCAGGCGCGTGAAGCCTTCCGCGATGACGTGGACTGGCAGCAACGGGCGATCACCATCAAGGTTCTGCAAATGGCCGATGCGCCAGAAAACATGGAAGCCCGCGTGGCCCTGTGGCTTGAGCAGAACGCGAGCATGGTGGAGCGCTGGCGCGCAATGATGGTGGAGATTCGTGCTGCGGTGGGCACGGACTACGCCATGTACGCGGTGGCCAACCGTGAGTTACTGGATTTGGCGTTGAGCGGTCAGTCGGTGCTGTAA